A genome region from Nomascus leucogenys isolate Asia unplaced genomic scaffold, Asia_NLE_v1 001026F_58870_qpd_obj, whole genome shotgun sequence includes the following:
- the LOC115830436 gene encoding forkhead box protein L1-like gives MFDSSQYPYNCFNYDADGCPAGSSDEDKRLTRPAYRLRSYIALIAMAIQQSPAGRVTLSGIYDFIMRKFPYYRANQRAWQNSIRHNLSLNSCFVKVPRSEGHGKGKGNYWTFAGGCESLLDLFEDGNYRRRRRRRGPKREGPRGQRAGGAQEPSGPPEPPSAQEPLAPDSAGEGAPGREPPASPGPPGKEHPRDLKFSIDYILSSPDPFPGLKPPCLAQEADTHGWRNVGLHFWTM, from the exons ATGTTTGACAGCTCGCAGTATCCCTACAACTGCTTCAATTACGACGCCGACGGCTGCCCCGCCGGCAGCTCCGACGAAGACAAGAGGCTCACGCGGCCCGCTTACAG GCTCCGCAGCTACATCGCCTTGATCGCCATGGCCATTCAGCAGAGCCCCGCGGGGAGGGTGACCCTGTCCGGCATCTACGACTTCATCATGCGCAAATTCCCCTATTACCGCGCCAACCAGCGCGCCTGGCAGAACTCCATCCGCCACAACCTGTCCCTCAACAGCTGCTTCGTCAAG GTGCCGCGGTCCGAGGGCCACGGGAAGGGCAAAGGCAACTACTGGACGTTCGCGGGCGGCTGCGAGTCGCTGCTGGACCTCTTCGAGGACGGCAACtaccggcggcggcggcggcggcgcggcccCAAGCGCGAGGGGCCGAGGGGTCAGCGCGCGGGGGGCGCCCAGGAGCCGTCGGGTCCGCCCGAGCCCCCTTCCGCTCAGGAGCCCCTGGCCCCGGACAGCGCTGGCGAGGGCGCCCCGGGCCGTGAGCCCCCCGCCAGCCCCGGCCCCCCGGGGAAGGAGCACCCCCGGGATCTCAAGTTCAGCATCGACTACATCCTGTCCTCCCCAGACcccttccctgggctcaagcctccctGCCTCGCACAAGAGGCAGATACCCACGGCTGGAGAAACGTGGGCCTCCACTTTTGGACAATGTGA